The Pyxidicoccus sp. MSG2 DNA segment AACCGGGACCGGCAGACGGTGTCGCCCGCGAACTTCCTCGACTGGCGCGCGCAGACCGAATCCTTCGAGGGGATGGCCGCCTTCTCCCACGTCCCCTTCAACCTCGCGGGGGACGGCACGCCCGAGGTCGTCCGGGGCGCCAGCGTGTCCGCCAACTTCTTCCAGGTGCTCGGTACCCCGGCGGCGCTCGGGACGACGTTCCTCGCGTCCGCGGAAGGCGCGGGGGCACCGAACACGGTGGTGCTCGGCCACGGCCTGTGGAAGCGGCGCTTCGGCGGAGACCCGCGTGTGCTCGGCCGCATGCTGCGCCTCAATGACGTGAGCTACGAAGTCGTCGGCGTCATGCCGGAGCGCTTCGAGTGGCCGACCGTCGTCCCCACGCACGTCTCCGCCGCCGACGCTCCGCAGCTCTTCGTGCCCGCTGTCCACCGGGACATCCCTCAGCTGGGGACGGACACCACGCAGGACACGAGTGCGTGGCGCGACGGCAACTACCTGCGGGTGGTGGGGCGGCTGAAGCCCGGTGTCACGCTGGAGGGCGCGTCGCGGGAGCTGGACACCATCGCCGCGCGGCTCGCCCAGGAGTACCCGGAGTCGAACGCGAGGTCGGGCATCGGCCTGGTGCCCCTGCGGGAGCAGCTCGTCGGCAACGTGCGCTCGGCGTTGTGGGTGCTGCTGGCGGCGGTGGGGCTGGTGCTGGTGATTGCGTGCGCCAACGTCGCCAACCTGTTCCTCGCGCGGGCGTCCGCGCGGAGGCAGGAGCTGACGGTGCGCCTGGCGTTGGGGGCCCGCCGGAGCCAGTTGGTGCGGCAGCTCCTCACGGAGAGCGTGCTGCTGGCGCTGGCGGCGGGGGCGCTCGGGTTGCTGCTGGCGCTGTGGGGTATGGACGCGCTGCTCGCGCTCGTGCCTCCGGAGCTGCCTCGGCTCGGCGCCGTGGGGCTGGATGGGCGGGTGTTGGCCTTCACGCTGCTGACGTCGCTGGCCACGGGTGTGCTGTTCGGGCTCGTCCCGGCGCTGCAGGCCTCGAGGCCGGATCTCAATGGCGTGCTCCGGCAGGGCGGAGGGGGGCGCTTCTCCGGCGCGGGCCAGCGCTCTCGCGGCGCGCTGGTGGTGGGCGAGGTGGCGCTGGCGGTGGTGCTGCTCATCAGCGCCGGGCTGCTCTTGCGCAGCCTCTGGAGCATGCAGGCGGTGGAGCTGGGCTTCCGCGCCGACGGAGTGCTCACGTGGCGCGTGTCGCTGCCCGCCGCGGAGTACCCGGACGACGCCCGGCAGGCGGCCTTCTTCCAGCGGCTCCAGGAACGGGTGGAAGCGCTGCCCGGCGTGAAGAGCGTGGGCGCGGTGTCGGACCTGCCCCTCGGCGGCGACAACATCTGGCGGGTCATGGACATCGAAGGGCAGCCACGCCCCGAGGCCGGCGACGAGCGCTCCGTGGGTTTCCAGGTCGTCACGCCCGGCTACTTCCGCACGCTGGGCATTCCGCTGAAGCGCGGGCGCGACGTCGCGTCCTCGGACCGCGCCGACACGCAGCTGGTGGTCCTGGTCAACGAGTCCACCGCGCGCCAGTACTGGCCGGGGCAGGAGCCGCTGGGACAGCGCATCCGCCTGGGCTCCGATTCGGATGCCCCGTGGCGCACCGTCGTCGGCGTGGTGGGGGACGTGCGGCAGGGCGGCGCCCTCAAGGAGCCGCGGCCGGAGGTCTACGTCGCGGCGCTCCAGGACACGTTCCACTTCATCCTGTTCACCGCCCGCACGGAGGGAGACCCGGCGCGACTGGTGTCCGGGGTGCGCGAGGCCGTGGCCGCGCTGGACCCGAACCTGGCCATCGCCCAGGTGCGGACGATGGAGGAGGTCATTGCCTCGGCGATGGCGCGCCCGCGCTTCCTCTCCACGCTGGTGGCGCTGTTCGCCGTGCTGGCGCTGCTGCTGGCGGGCGTGGGCCTGTCCGGCGTCATCGCGTACATGGCCCGGCAGCGGACGCAGGAGATTGGCATCCGCATGGCCCTGGGCGCGCGGCCCGTGGACGTGCTGCGGCTGGTGCTGGGCCGCGGCATGCGGCTGGCGCTGGCGGGCGTGGGGCTGGGACTGGTGGGGGCGTGGGCGGCCACGCGGGGCATGGCGAGCCAGCTCTACGGCGTGAGCGCCACGGACCCGCTCACCTTCGGCGGACTGGCGCTGGTGGTGATGGCGGTGACGCTGGTGGCCACCTGGCTGCCGGCGCGGCGGGCCACGCGGGTGGACCCGCTGGTGGCCATGCGGAGTGGGTGAGGCACACTGCTTTCTCGCAGTCCCGGGGGTGATGCGATGACGGAGTTGGTCCATGAGCTGCGGCAGGCCCTGCGCATGTTGTGGAAGCATCCCGGCTTCACGGTGGTGGCGGTGCTCACGCTCGCACTGGGCATCGCCGCCAACACCGCCATCTTCAGCGTCGTCAACGCGGTGCTGCTGGCACCCCTCCCGTTCGCCGAGCCGGAGCGGCTCGCCTTCCTGTGGGTGCAGCGCGAGGAGGGCACCCGGGAGCCGGTGTCGGCGCCGGACTTCCTCGCGTGGCGCGAGGGGAGCAGGGACGCCTTCGAGGCGCTCGCCGCCGTGGCCTCGGTGCCCTTCAACCTGGCGGGGGAGGGGACTCCGGAGCGGCTGCGCGGCGCCAGCGTCTCCACCAACTTCTTCGACGTGCTGGGCGTGGAGGCGGCGCTTGGCACCACGTTCCGTTCGGACCCGGCGGGCCAGTCCCCGTGGCAGGTGGTGGTGCTCAGCCACGAGCTGTGGCAGCGCCGCTTCGGTGGAGACACCCGCCTCATCGGCCGGTCGGTGCGGCTGAACGACAGGAGCTACGAGGTCATCGGGGTGATGCCCGAGCGCTTCATGTGGCCGTCGATTACGCCCGTGCAGGCGCTCACCCAGGACCGGGCGGAGCTGTGGGTGCCGGCGGTGAAGCACGACGTGCCGCTGTTCGGGCCGGACGTGGAGCAGGACTTCTCCCAGGAGCGCAACCTCCACTTCCTGCGCGTGGTGGGGCGGCTGAAGGAGGGCGTGGCCCTGGAGGCGGCCGCGCGCGCCGTGGGCCTGGTGGCCGAGCGGCGGGCCCGTGAGTTCCCGGACACGAATGCGAAGGCGGGAGTCCAGGCGGTGCCCCTGCGCGAGCAGCTCGTGGGCAACGTGAGGGACATCCTCTGGGTGCTGCTGGGGGCGGTGGGACTGGTGTTGGCGATTGCGTGCGCCAACGTGGCCAACCTGTTCCTCGCGCGGGCCACGGCGCGGCAG contains these protein-coding regions:
- a CDS encoding ABC transporter permease — its product is MQDFIQELRHAARMLARHPGFTAVALFTLALGIAANTAIFSVADAVLFSPLPYATPDRLVMVWGMSPNRDRQTVSPANFLDWRAQTESFEGMAAFSHVPFNLAGDGTPEVVRGASVSANFFQVLGTPAALGTTFLASAEGAGAPNTVVLGHGLWKRRFGGDPRVLGRMLRLNDVSYEVVGVMPERFEWPTVVPTHVSAADAPQLFVPAVHRDIPQLGTDTTQDTSAWRDGNYLRVVGRLKPGVTLEGASRELDTIAARLAQEYPESNARSGIGLVPLREQLVGNVRSALWVLLAAVGLVLVIACANVANLFLARASARRQELTVRLALGARRSQLVRQLLTESVLLALAAGALGLLLALWGMDALLALVPPELPRLGAVGLDGRVLAFTLLTSLATGVLFGLVPALQASRPDLNGVLRQGGGGRFSGAGQRSRGALVVGEVALAVVLLISAGLLLRSLWSMQAVELGFRADGVLTWRVSLPAAEYPDDARQAAFFQRLQERVEALPGVKSVGAVSDLPLGGDNIWRVMDIEGQPRPEAGDERSVGFQVVTPGYFRTLGIPLKRGRDVASSDRADTQLVVLVNESTARQYWPGQEPLGQRIRLGSDSDAPWRTVVGVVGDVRQGGALKEPRPEVYVAALQDTFHFILFTARTEGDPARLVSGVREAVAALDPNLAIAQVRTMEEVIASAMARPRFLSTLVALFAVLALLLAGVGLSGVIAYMARQRTQEIGIRMALGARPVDVLRLVLGRGMRLALAGVGLGLVGAWAATRGMASQLYGVSATDPLTFGGLALVVMAVTLVATWLPARRATRVDPLVAMRSG